A genomic region of Lagopus muta isolate bLagMut1 chromosome 19, bLagMut1 primary, whole genome shotgun sequence contains the following coding sequences:
- the INPP5E gene encoding phosphatidylinositol polyphosphate 5-phosphatase type IV has translation MSSLNGFSQHSGTCVTQKAEGGAVQDLQAKKAGKAAKKEPSGNGALTFESPPGVDAFLNETLKLLPDELKANVKIKSITPRPPRKPRLERAASLDEKNWKRWRRFRTSQESLTDPNETSSSNGSLQEAALTSPVRGRGTPCCEPNSLHSSPDASEESPVGKSKGSTSDLGKRASEISSAFGGLLRGKAFVGSKPRLSQITPARPLPPMELNVASHTLRTANKIDPDLMDYRHYSQNKFGRVSNSLSDTGLHGNGVLYDNCSTDSMKSTFSLLTPIRSKDVRSRSYLEGSLLASGALLGAEELSRYFPDRNIGIFVATWNMQGQKELPENLDDFLLPTDPDYAQDMYVIGVQEGCPDRREWEIRLQETLGPHYVMLYSAAHGVLYMSVFIRRDLIWFCSEVEYATVTTRIVSQIKTKGALGICFTFFGTSFLFITSHFTSGDSKVNERKLDYSKTIQALTLPKVVPDTNPYRSSSGDVTTRFDEVFWFGDFNFRLNKDRETVDSILSQHPETGVSKLLAYDQLTSEMGRGSIFKGFQEADIHFRPSYKFDIGKDSYDTTSKQRTPSYTDRVVFRSRYRDDIQAVKYSSCPVIKTSDHRPVFALFRVKVRPGRDNIPLAAGQFDRELYLIGIKRRITRELQNRRQQKDQKSSSICSIS, from the exons ATGAGTTCTCTCAATGGATTTTCGCAGCACTCAGGGACGTGCGTTACACAGAAGGCGGAAGGTGGAGCAGTACAGGACCTGCAAGCTAAAAAAGCGggcaaagcagcaaagaaggAGCCCAGCGGCAACGGCGCCCTGACCTTTGAGTCTCCTCCAGGTGTGGATGCCTTCCTGAATGAAACCTTAAAGCTTCTACCGGACGAACTCAAAGCTAACGTGAAAATTAAATCAATTACCCCAAGGCCTCCGAGGAAACCCCGGCTGGAGCGTGCTGCATCTTTGGATGAGAAGAACTGGAAGAGGTGGAGGAGGTTTAGAACTAGTCAGGAAAGTCTGACCGATCCCAACGAGACGAGTTCCTCCAATGGTTCTCTGCAGGAAGCAGCCCTCACCTCTCCTGTCAGGGGTAGAGGAACCCCCTGTTGTGAGCCGAACTCCTTGCACAGTTCACCAGATGCCTCAGAAGAAAGTCCCGtggggaaaagcaaaggaagcacTTCTGACCTGGGGAAACGAGCCTCTGAGATCTCCAGTGCCTTCGGCGGGCTTCTGCGTGGGAAAGCCTTTGTGGGCAGCAAACCCCGGCTGTCCCAAATAACTCCAGCTCGACCTCTGCCGCCCATGGAGCTCAACGTGGCCTCTCATACGCTGAGGACAGCTAATAAGATTGACCCAGATTTAATGGATTATCGACATTATTCTCAGAACAAGTTTGGGAGGGTAAGCAACAGCTTGAGTGACACCGGGCTGCATGGCAACGGGGTGCTCTACGATAATTGCTCCACAGACTCCATGAAATCTACGTTCAGCCTGCTCACTCCCATTCGTTCCAAGGATGTCCGAAGCAG AAGCTATTTGGAAGGCAGCCTTCTGGCAAGTGGTGCCTTACTGGGAGCAGAAGAACTCAGCAGATATTTCCCTGATCGGAATATTGGAATTTTTGTGGCCACCTGGAACATGCAAGGCCAGAAG GAACTTCCAGAGAATCTGGATGACTTCTTGTTGCCAACAGATCCTGACTATGCCCAGGACATGTATGTCATTGGGGTTCAAGAAGGCTGTCCAGACAG AAGAGAGTGGGAGATCCGCCTCCAAGAGACTCTGGGCCCCCACTACGTCATGCTGTACTCTGCTGCACACGGAGTGCTCTACATGTCGGTCTTCATTCGAAGGGACCTGATCTGGTTCTGCTCAG aaGTGGAATATGCCACAGTGACAACCCGAATCGTATCTCAGATCAAAACCAAAGGAGCTCTGGGAATCTGCTTCACCTTTTTTGGGACCTCCTTTCTCTTCATTACCTCCCATTTCACAT ctggAGACAGTAAGGTGAATGAGAGGAAGCTGGACTACAGCAAAACCATTCAAGCACTTACCCTTCCTAAGGTCGTTCCAGACACAAACCCGTATCGATCCAGTTCTG GTGATGTTACAACTCGGTTTGATGAAGTATTCTGGTTTGGTGACTTCAACTTCCGACTAAATAAGGACCGTGAAACTGTGGATTCCATCTTGAGCCAGCATCCAGAAACAGGCGTCTCCAAACTGCTGGCCTATGACCAGCTTACCAGTGAAATGGGTAGAG GGTCTATTTTCAAGGGATTCCAGGAGGCTGACATTCACTTCCGTCCTTCCTACAAGTTTGACATAGGCAAGGACAGCTATGACACCACTTCCAAGCAGAGGACTCCTTCCTACACG GATCGAGTAGTGTTCCGCAGTCGGTACAGAGATGACATCCAAGCTGTTAAATACTCATCTTGTCCTGTGATCAAAACCTCAGACCACCGtcctgtgtttgctttgttccGTGTGAAAGTGAGGCCTGGCAGGGACAA TATTCCACTTGCTGCGGGGCAGTTTGACAGAGAGCTCTACTTAATTGGAATAAAGAGGCGGATTACAAGGGAACTTCAGAATCGACGACAGCAAAAGGACCAAAAATCCAGCAGCATATGTAGCATTTCCTGA
- the PMPCA gene encoding mitochondrial-processing peptidase subunit alpha: MAAAAAWLRRGAWGPARRCGLAAARSYSGGGSYPNVSLTCPLPGVPKAVFAAAEGRERFETRVTVLENGLRVASQNKFGQFCTVGLLINSGSRHEAKYLSGIAHFLEKLAFSSTAQFSSKDEILLTLEKHGGICDCQASRDTIMYAVSADAKGLDTVVNLLADVALQPRLSDEEMEMTRMAVRFELEDLNMRPDPEPLLTEMIHAAAYRENTVGLKRFCPVENTDKIDQKVLHSYLSNYYTPDRMVLAGVGIEHEQLVECAKKYLLGVEPVWGSAQTKEVDRSVAQYTGGIVKVEKDMSDVSLGPTPIPELTHIMIGLESCSFLEEDFIPFAVLNMMMGGGGSFSAGGPGKGMFTRLYLNVLNRHHWMYNATSYHHSYEDTGLLCIHASADPKQVREMVEIITREFILMAGAIGEVELERAKTQLKSMLMMNLESRPVIFEDVGRQVLATNTRKLPHELCALISKVKSSDIKRVVTKMLHKKPAVAALGDLTDLPTYEHIQEALSSKDGRLPRLYRLFR, encoded by the exons ATGGCGGCCGCCGCGGCGTGGCTGAGGCGCGGAGCGtggggcccggcccggcg GTGCGGGCTGGCGGCCGCCCGGAGCTACAGCGGAGGTGGCTCCTACCCCAACGTGTCGCTGACGTGCCCGCTGCCCGGCGTGCCCAAAGCCGTGTTCGCGGCAGCCGAGGGCCGGGAGCGCTTCGAGACGAGGGTGACGGTGCTGGAGAACGGGCTGCGCGTCGCCTCTCAGAACAAATTCGGGCAGTTCTGCACCGTGGGCC TCCTCATCAACTCCGGATCGCGGCACGAAGCGAAGTACCTGAGCGGCATCGCGCActtcctggagaagctggcgTTCTCC TCCACAGCGCAGTTTAGCAGCAAAGATGAAATTCTTCTCACCTTAGAAAAGCACGGAGGCATCTGTGACTGCCAGGCTTCAAG GGACACCATCATGTATGCTGTTTCTGCTGATGCCAAAGGCTTGGACACGGTGGTCAACTTGCTGGCTGACGTAGCCCTGCAGCCCAGGTTATCAG atgaagaaatggAGATGACTCGAATGGCTGTACGGTTTGAGCTCGAGGACTTGAATATGAGACCTGATCCAGAGCCTCTCCTCACAGAAATGATCCACGCG GCAGCctacagagaaaatacagttgGACTGAAGAGGTTCTGCCCAGTggaaaacactgacaaaattGATCAGAAAGTCCTGCACTCATACCTGAGCAATTACTACACGCCGGACAGGATGGTGCTGGCAGGGGTGGGAATTGAGCACGAGCAGTTGGTGGAGTGTGCAAAGAAATATCTGCTTGGAGTGGAGCCAGTGTGGGGTAGTGCACAGACCAAGGAGGTGGACAGGTCTGTGGCTCAGTACACGGGAGGCATTGTCAAG GTCGAAAAAGACATGTCAGATGTGAGCCTGGGCCCCACTCCAATCCCAGAGCTTACCCACATTATGATTGGGTTAGAAAGCTGCTCATTTTTA GAGGAAGACTTCATTCCCTTTGCAGTATTAAATATGATGATGGGAGGCGGTGGCTCTTTTTCAGCTGGAGGGCCTGGCAAGGGCATGTTCACCCGACTGTATCTCAATGTGCTCAACag GCACCACTGGATGTATAATGCAACTTCTTACCACCACAGTTACGAGGACACAGGTCTCCTGTGCATACATGCCAGTGCAGATCCCAAACAG GTCCGAGAGATGGTGGAAATCATCACAAGAGAATTCATTCTAATGGCAGGAGCGATAGGAGAG GTGGAACTTGAGAGAGCAAAAACACAACTCAAGTCTATGCTCATGATGAACCTTGAATCTAGACCAGTAATCTTTGAAGATGTGGGAAGGCAAGTGCTGGCAACGAACACCAGGAAACTGCCTCATGAGCTTTGTGCACTGATCA gTAAGGTGAAATCCTCTGACATCAAGAGAGTGGTCACTAAGATGCTCCATAAGAAACCAGCTGTGGCTGCACTGGGTGACTTGACAGATCTGCCCACCTACGAACACATCCAAGAAGCCCTTTCCAGTAAGGACGGCCGGCTCCCCCGGCTCTACCGGCTCTTTCGATAA
- the ENTR1 gene encoding endosome-associated-trafficking regulator 1, producing MAAAEPPAAEPNPFSFREFVRSKARGVEEPVQLSPHPASPPRAALPGPLLGSLSLPGPAPPAEAEEDGDDAGWSGSYRPAAAEREHRAVSRREGGGAGAAPRERCYEELKAENAALRRRIRELQEISGTQADVVRKLERKLEENKIKEEKEAQDLEAMVQHVEQNLQLMTKRAVKAENTATKLKQENALLQVQLKNYKMENEALRSGQSASLAVVRQNADTALQNLLTVITNSRSSIKQLVSGAESLQLVADLLKSIDRISEVSEDGQ from the exons ATGGCGGCGGCGGAGCCTCCCGCGGCCGAGCCCAACCCGTTCTCCTTCCGCGAGTTCGTGCGGAGCAAAGCCCGGGGCGTCGAGGAGCCCGTCCAACTCAGCCCCCACCCCGCTTCCCCTCCTCGGGCGGCTCTGCCCGGCCCCCTTCTCGGCTCCCTGTCgctgcccggcccggcgccTCCCGCCGAGGCGGAAGAGGACGGAGATGATGCGGGGTGGAGCGGCAGTTACCGGCCTGCGGCTGCCGAGCGGGAGCACCGCGCTGTGAGCCGCCGTgagggcggcggggcgggcgctgcTCCGAGAGAGCGCTGCTACGAGGAG ctGAAAGCAGAGAATGCCGCGTTGAGGAGGAGGATCCGTGAGCTGCAGGAGATCTCTGGAACTCAAGCAGACGT GGTGCGGAAGCTTGAAAGAAAGCTcgaggaaaacaaaattaaagaagagaaggaagctcAGGACTTGGAAGCAATGGTGCAGCACGTGGAACAGAATCTCCAGCTGATGACT AAACGGGCTGTAAAGGCAGAAAACACCGCTACAAAACTGAAACAGGAGAATGCATTACTTCAG GTTCAGCTGAAGAATTACAAGATGGAGAATGAAGCTCTGAGGTCGGGGCAGTCAGCAAGCCTGGCTGTGGTGAGACAAAACGCAGACACAGCCTTACAGAACCTTCTGACTGTTATCACAAACTCTCGATCTTCAATAAA GCAGCTGGTCTCTGGAGCAGAATCACTGCAGCTCGTCGCCGATCTCCTTAAATCCATAGACAGAATTTCTGAGGTGTCTGAAGATGGACAATGA
- the SNAPC4 gene encoding snRNA-activating protein complex subunit 4 — MSRRNGPAGAELNAEREKIRREIEELERSLRLDVTGGDVAVSDSSLSSDDAEGDSSDVQAEMEVGREEDSSDDDLESSLLEDPETCLQMNYVYQEVIQEKMEEVELLIAQNKEQQKEILWELDGRKTARTGDGRNLPSNIFLGHFMKPYFKDKTTGIGPPSNEDAKEKAAQGIKSFEQLLSTKWKSKEKVLLQKSVVSDRLQRLLQPKLLKLSYSNQKLENVKTEMEKQILEKQIKEVEREIEAINQLPESDLLGDRFDEHDWEKISNIHFDGRRSSEELKKFWQNWEHPSINKNEWTEEETERLKDIAAKHGYLDWQTVAQELGTNRTAFQCLQKYQAYNKDLKRKEWTRDEDKMLLELVQEMRVGSHIPYKKIAYYMEGRDSAQLIYRWTKSVDPSLKKGPWTPEEDAMLLAAVEKYGERDWYKIRTEVPGRSDAQCSDRYLKALHRDVKKGKWSLKEEEQLIDLVQKHGLGHWSKIAAELPHRTRSQCLSKWKIMIGSKKRSRSVKRQHREESSSCSESSSEDVELDLSDTSEEEKTSKEECTFPSIDLWIPTQADVPESCQGRHQNSSPFSFGSVNARTSSSKIPHARCEGAEEGVTNKATELSTILRGLARPHSTDITVKNPIEEINKASRCGKQVLRVTLEDVRRVLRENTCFQRRLQSKLTMSAAALAKTSGVGASAAEKHRGLWNTVGKTRCQERARWRKMNLDRKLLMAVTPWVGDVLLPCTSRTGKMAFDQTKAYSIQQKLKSVSLSSTPLFTLFIQLFRIDTNGCMKIIRERRADAVRPQQASQNSESSSGNASQPAPKRQTAPPVLPSIPAPLAQAQRQKPKTVSELLREKRQMEKQLKEKAVQTKVFVAPQVMLSGPLIIQHPPQPVIPSAQVESKPGAVGSTASHVQHVPAAPPAFTSVAGSASTPVVLENHSPSVSKAGESPRSSQETKVQSSKELNEQAPQNTPERGVFPSLNPGAAGKAPDQGGCSSQVLAGSSAPVVLQNQAFVPHRVTVVPFGIESGNSKLSLPTPVTYELNRPGPVNLLPALLAPQPGSRLTPDSVLPLTWIVTQQALLSSAVQAVVGVPQGLQAAIVRSQSQASVTSSGNVCGLGVPPASSGVNMPQPSHAETKTNPQLASGSPAGKTAGVNHSASVFPVSSASPVCSISGVSSATSAHSDGSSKAVDPSAAQNAPPGGAPTPHAQLLPQMQPPASTQGSDSHCVTGAVSLGENQDSSTNGSSSNSNVLNKGVVLQAGASIPHDSVAGNPEGSAEQALKYRPIASKPPPAQAASAPAQPTTSSAEKTLLDYSLISFEDEELVKEWLSGKQGVQVPPLQTRLPYFPPFLCNLKTLSKLLLQKAALEKQAARLLSPDGSQTEGEVDLNAITELVHEKLGDDPAFLLLKARFLAAFTLPAVLATLPPPKVATTLSASRREYGESDEEEWQSEEEASEDESGGDELDARSDGAGGDEPGDRDADFPDKGMETEEVAAQSIVGTCTDGTASIPQIRRSLRIRKRFRKRRRL; from the exons ATGTCCCGGCGGAACGGCCCGGCCGGGGCCGAGCTGAACGCGGAGCGGGAGAAAATCCGCCGCGAGATCGAGGAGCTGGAGCGCAGCCTGCGGCTCGACGTGACCGGCGGAGATGTGGCCGTGTCGGACTCCAGCCTCAGCTCGG ACGATGCTGAAGGTGACAGCTCGGATGTCCAAGCAGAAATG gAAGTGGGAAGAGAAGAGGACAGTAGCGACGATGATCTTGAAAGCAGTCTGCTGGAAGATCCAGAAACGTGTCTGCAGATGAATTACGTGTATCAGGAAGTTATCCAGGAAAAGATGGAGGAAGTAGAGCTTCTGATTgcacaaaacaaagagcagcag AAGGAAATCTTGTGGGAGCTCGatggcagaaaaacagcaaggaCAGGAGATGGTAGAAATTTACCATCAAACatatttctgggccattttATGAAGCCATACTTTAAGGACAAGACAACAGGAATA GGCCCTCCTTCCAATGAAGATGCCAAGGAAAAGGCAGCTCAGGGCATAAAATCCTTTGAACAACTGCTGTCAACAAAAT ggaaaagcaaagagaaggtATTACTGCAGAAGTCAGTTGTGAGTGACCGCTTGCAGCGCCTGCTACAGCCCAAGCTACTGAA GTTGAGTTATTCGAAtcagaaactggaaaatgtcAAGACTGAAATGGAGAAACAGATCTTGGAAAAGCAAATCAAAGAAGTGGAACGGGAAATAGAGGCAATTAA CCAACTTCCAGAAAGTGACTTGTTAGGAGACAGGTTTGATGAGCACGACTGGGAGAAGATTTCAAACATTCAT TTTGATGGACGGCGCAGCTCAGAAGAACTGAAGAAGTTTTGGCAAAACTGGGAGCATCCAAGCATCAACAAAAATGAATGGACAGAGGAGGAAACGGAGAGGCTGAAGGATATTGCTGCTAAACACGGTTACTTGGACTGGCAGACTGTAGCCCAGGAACTGGGG ACAAACAGGACGGCTTTTCAGTGCTTGCAGAAATACCAAGCCTACAACAAAGacttgaaaaggaaagaatggaCCAGAGATGAAGATAAGATGCTTTTAGAGCTTGTTCAAGAGATGAGAGTGGGAAGCCACATCCCTTACAAGAAAA TTGCCTATTACATGGAAGGAAGAGATTCTGCCCAGCTGATTTATCGATGGACAAAGAGTGTGGATCCCAGCTTGAAGAAAGGGCCCTGGACACCAGAGGAGGATGCT ATGCTGTTGGCTGCAGTTGAGAAGTATGGAGAGCGTGACTGGTATAAAATTCGGACAGAAGTACCAGGCAGGAGTGATGCTCAGTGCAGTGACAG GTACTTAAAAGCATTGCACCGTGATGTAAAGAAAGGCAAATGGAGCTTAAAGGAAGAAGAGCAACTGATTGATCTGGTGCAGAAGCACGGCCTGG GTCACTGGAGTAAAATAGCTGCTGAGCTGCCACATCGGACTCGCTCGCAGTGCCTGAGCAAATGGAAGATCATGATTGGGTCGAAG AAACGGTCCAGGTCGGTGAAACGTCAGCATAGAGAGGAGAGCTCCAGCTgttcagagagcagcagtgaagaTGTAGAACTGGACTTATCAGACACTTCTGAGGAGGAGAAGACGAGTAAGGAGGAATGCACCTTTCCCAGCATTGATCTGTGGATCCCAACACAAGCAGATGTGCCGGAGTCGTGCCAAGGAAGGCACCAAAAttcatctcctttctcttttgggAGTGTTAATGCAAGGACCAGCAGCAGTAAAATTCCACATGCAAGGTGTGAAGGAGCTGAGGAAGGAGTTActaataaagcaacagaactgagcaCCATCCTGAGGGGCTTGGCACGGCCCCATTCCACGGACATCACTGTGAAGAATCCCATAGAAGAGATTAACAAG GCTTCCAGGTGTGGGAAGCAAGTGCTGCGGGTTACCCTGGAGGATGTGAGAAGAGTGCTGAGAGAAAACACGTGCTTCCAGAGGAGACTT CAATCGAAGCTCACAatgtctgctgctgctttggcaaAGACGTCTGGGGTTGGTGCATCTGCTGCTGAGAAGCACAGGGGGCTGTGGAACACGGTGGGGAAAACTCGTTGTCAAGAGAGGGCAAGATGGAGGAAAATGAACCTTGACAGGAAGCTCCTCATGGCCGTGACACCTTGGGTGGGCGACGTGCTGCTGCCTTGCACCTCGCGAACTGGGAAGATGGCTTTTGATCAAACAAAAG CTTATTCTATTCAACAGAAGCTCAAGTCGGTCAGTCTCTCCAGCACTCCTCTGTTCACACTTTTCATTCAG CTCTTTCGGATTGACACCAATGGCTGCATGAAGATCATTCGGGAGAGAAGGGCTGATGCAGTCAGGCCTCAGCAG gcttCCCAAAACTCGGAGTCTTCTTCAG GCAATGCATCGCAGCCTGCTCCCAAGAGGCAGACAGCTCCTCCAGTTCTCCCATCTATTCCAGCTCCTCTAGCCCAAGCTCAAAGGCAGAAGCCTAAAACTGTCTCAGAATTGCTGAGAGAGAAGCGGCAGATGGAGAAGCAGctaaaagagaaagctgtgcaGACAAAAGTATTTGTTGCCCCGCAGGTGATGCTTTCAGGGCCTTTGATAATCCAGCACCCACCACAGCCAGTGATTCCTTCTGCACAAGTGGAGAGCAAACCTGGAGCAGTTGGCTCTACAGCCAGCCACGTACAACATGTGCCAGCTGCCCCGCCAGCGTTTACTTCTGTTGCTGGTTCTGCTTCTACCCCTGTCGTGCTTGAAAACCATTCTCCATCAGTGTCAAAAGCTGGGGAGAGCCCTCGTTCCTCACAAGAGACAAAAGTACAATCTAGTAAGGAACTAAACGAGCAAGCTCCACAAAATACCCCTGAAAGAGGAGTTTTTCCAAGCCTGAATCCAGGTGCAGCAGGAAAGGCCCCAGATCAAGGAGGGTGCAGCAGTCAGGTCCTAGCTGGTAGCTCAGCTCCAGTAGTGTTGCAAAATCAAGCTTTTGTGCCACATCGAGTTACGGTGGTGCCTTTTGGCATAGAGTCTGGCAACAGCAAACTGTCTCTTCCCACACCAGTTACCTATGAACTGAATCGTCCTGGGCCAGTCAATCTATTGCCTGCTCTTCTAGCTCCACAGCCCGGCTCCCGTTTGACTCCTGACAGCGTGCTGCCTCTCACATGGATTGTAACGCAGCAGGCTTTGCtctccagtgctgtgcaggCCGTTGTGGGTGTTCCCCAAGGTCTGCAAGCTGCTATTGTGAGGAGTCAAAGTCAGGCAAGTGTGACATCCAGTGGCAATGTCTGTGGTTTAGGAGTGCCTCCTGCATCCTCTGGAGTAAATATGCCTCAGCCAAGCCAtgcagagacaaaaacaaatccCCAGTTAGCTTCAGGGAGCCCAGCAGGAAAGACAGCTGGTGTAAACCATTCTGCAAGTGTCTTCCCCGTGAGCTCAGCCAGTCCTGTGTGCAGCATATCTGGCGTTTCTTCTGCTACATCTGCACATTCAGACGGTTCCTCTAAGGCTGTTGATCCTTCTGCAGCTCAGAATGCTCCTCCAGGTGGTGCACCAACCCCGcatgctcagctgctgccccagATGCAGCCACCTGCAAGCACTCAGGGATCTGATTCCCACTGTGTGACGGGTGCTGTTAGCTTGGGAGAAAACCAGGACTCATCTACAAATGGATCATCTTCCAACTCGAATGTCCTTAATAAAGGGGTTGTGCTCCAGGCAGGAGCTTCAATTCCTCATGACAGTGTTGCAGGAAATCCTGAAGGCTCAGCTGAGCAGGCATTGAAGTACAGACCTATTGCCTCCAAACCACCCCCTGCACAGGCTGCGAGTGCTCCAGCCCAGCCAACCACTTCTAGTGCCGAAAAGACTCTTCTTGACTATAGCCTGATTTCCTTTGAAGATGAGGAGCTGGTGAAGGAATGGCTGAGTGGGAAGCAAGGTGTCCAGGTACCACCACTGCAAACCAGGTTGCCTTATTTCCCACCTTTTTTGTGCAACTTAAAAACTCTTTCAAAGCTACTTCTGCAAAAGGCAGCTCTGGAAAAACAGGCAGCACGTCTTCTGTCCCCTGATGGCAGTCAGACTGAGGGTGAGGTGGACTTGAATGCTATCACAGAACTGGTGCATGAGAAACTGGGTGATGaccctgcttttctcctgctgaaaGCCCGCTTTCTAGCAGCCTTTACGCTCCCTGCTGTACTAGCAACTCTGCCTCCTCCAAAAGTGGCAACAACTCTGTCAGCCAGCAGGAGGGAATATggagagagtgatgaagaggagtGGCAGAGCGAGGAGGAGGCGTCTGAGGATGAGAGCGGTGGGGATGAATTGGATGCACGGTCGGATGGAGCAGGTGGTGATGAGCCTGGAGACAGAGATGCTGATTTTCCAGATAAG GGCATGGAAACCGAAGAGGTTGCTGCACAGTCCATCGTGGGCACCTGCACTGATGGGACTGCCAGCATTCCTCAAATCAGGAGAAGTTTGCGCATCAGGAAAAGGttcaggaaaaggaggaggCTGTGA